From a single Nicotiana tabacum cultivar K326 chromosome 8, ASM71507v2, whole genome shotgun sequence genomic region:
- the LOC107828141 gene encoding uncharacterized protein LOC107828141, giving the protein MEKNSNTDKKKKQKKWSCEKRSPLQDLNVIPKCKSKCSSTSSSMSISSNSISSSSSSSSYTTPLQKKPKFLYGTSNPVPKSSRLRSKSTNENDLPRPFSQKPKRIPPFLSGKKTTSQKSNLYSQLSNPVKKSAFGSARIGVKGKSLKQKEGGNGSGEHIQLLDLDSNLISYANCTPLGKLVNHTNIGENSNATSSNTTKTPPIEASVSPEIQCGISNVLVSAATPCYAAGHVLSGVSDKRKCKPRGILTIGTLVDCEKASGSKDCKCSRDSLIPLPAEASMHWLLSPRRENNDVCEGDSESEFRMLTGSATSQMPYSTSTCSGSSFGLVRHRGKYSDSVNQDVARSGGKARIILLSPRSSELKDSSYDKRERNLFPQAISCCNDVKVPDEWKCSCSLVRENSPCSTASLSSGNVIQTPKSESSSGKSGGFSWLHSGDRGKNFRSELDSVAECLQKTSLSPTTQTTSAWDQPNLLFKFTSTSWVSDSTLDNVSQSQMRISWRDGVVSRIFETDDLDCCRCLSDDENGGYCHANANTNLVEENDLLPESGLQSPEFLEHKHEHFRNGKSKDPPPEVNLCAESIWTEGGGLVSSADSDWTLSYKNQLYQV; this is encoded by the coding sequence atggagaaaaattCCAACACAGACAAGAAGAAAAAGCAGAAGAAATGGAGTTGTGAAAAGAGAAGCCCTTTGCAAGATCTCAATGTTATTCCAAAATGTAAAAGCAAGTGTAGTTCAACTTCCTCTTCCATGTCCATCTCTTCAAATTCAATTTCttcctcatcatcttcttcttcttacacAACTCCTCTCCAAAAAAAGCCCAAATTTTTATACGGAACTTCAAATCCAGTGCCTAAATCTTCACGTTTGAGATCTAAATCCACCAATGAGAATGATTTACCAAGACCCTTTTCACAAAAACCCAAAAGGATCCCACCTTTCCTATCTGGGAAAAAAACCACCTCCCAAAAATCAAATCTTTATTCTCAGTTGAGCAATCCTGTGAAGAAATCAGCATTTGGGTCAGCAAGGATTGGGGTTAAAGGGAAGAGTTTGAAGCAAAAGGAGGGAGGAAATGGTTCAGGTGAGCATATTCAGCTTTTGGATTTAGATAGTAATTTAATTAGTTATGCAAATTGTACTCCTCTTGGTAAATTAGTAAATCATACTAATATAGGAGAGAACTCAAATGCAACTAGTAGTAATACTACGAAAACACCTCCAATTGAGGCTTCAGTGTCTCCTGAGATACAATGTGGGATATCAAATGTGTTGGTTTCAGCTGCAACACCTTGTTATGCTGCTGGCCATGTTCTCTCTGGTGTCAGTGATAAAAGAAAATGTAAGCCTAGAGGTATTCTTACTATAGGAACTTTAGTTGACTGCGAAAAAGCCAGTGGCTCAAAGGATTGTAAGTGTAGTAGGGATTCTTTGATTCCTTTGCCTGCCGAGGCTTCTATGCATTGGCTTCTATCTCCACGCCGCGAGAATAATGACGTTTGTGAGGGCGATTCTGAAAGCGAATTTAGAATGTTGACGGGATCTGCCACGTCTCAAATGCCGTATTCAACTTCAACATGTTCTGGTAGTTCTTTTGGTTTAGTACGTCACAGAGGAAAGTACAGTGATAGTGTGAATCAGGATGTGGCACGAAGTGGTGGAAAAGCTCGGATTATTTTGCTCTCTCCAAGAAGTTCTGAACTTAAAGATTCGTCATATGACAAGCGGGAGAGGAATTTGTTTCCCCAAGCTATATCTTGTTGTAATGATGTAAAAGTCCCGGATGAGTGGAAATGTTCATGCAGTCTTGTTAGAGAGAATTCTCCTTGCTCTACGGCTTCTTTAAGCAGTGGGAATGTTATTCAAACCCCCAAATCAGAATCGAGCTCAGGCAAGAGTGGTGGCTTCTCATGGTTACATTCAGGTGATCGTGGAAAGAACTTTAGGTCTGAACTTGATTCAGTGGCAGAATGTCTTCAGAAAACAAGCTTATCACCTACGACTCAGACAACATCAGCTTGGGATCAGCCTAATCTGCTTTTTAAGTTTACCAGTACCTCCTGGGTTTCTGATTCTACGTTAGATAATGTATCACAATCTCAAATGAGGATATCATGGAGGGATGGAGTAGTGAGTCGGATTTTTGAGACGGATGATTTAGATTGCTGCAGATGCTTATCAGATGATGAAAACGGGGGTTATTGTCACGCTAATGCAAATACAAATCTTGTTGAAGAAAATGATCTTTTACCAGAGAGTGGTCTACAGTCTCCTGAATTTCTAGAGCACAAACACGAGCATTTTCGGAATGGAAAGTCAAAGGATCCTCCCCCAGAAGTTAATTTATGTGCAGAGTCCATATGGACTGAAGGTGGTGGCTTAGTTTCTTCTGCAGATTCTGACTGGACCCTTAGTTATAAAAACCAGTTGTATCAAGTTTGA